One window of Mauremys reevesii isolate NIE-2019 linkage group 4, ASM1616193v1, whole genome shotgun sequence genomic DNA carries:
- the LOC120403454 gene encoding olfactory receptor-like protein OLF1, translated as MEKGNHSEVTEFILTGLTDRPELQVPLFGVFLLIYGVTLVGNGGMILLIIIDPRLHTPMYFFLSNLSFCDLCFSSLVCPKMLLNFLAERKSISYTACSAQMCLSIIFSDVECLLLAVMAYDRYVAICNPLLYTVTMSRQLCKRLVTGAYAVGLVDSMIQCFIFRLSFCSSNIINHFFCDVPPLLPLSCSDTRNNEIVMFAFGCCIIAISFVTVLLSYVYIISTILQIRSTEGRHKAFSTCSFHLNAVTLFYGTQLFMYLRPPSTYSMNTDKVASVFYTLVIPMLNPLIYSLRNTEVKDALRRAMNKLLTNS; from the coding sequence atggaaaagggaaatcactCGGAGGTGACTGAGTTCATTCTCACAGGACTGACAGATCGTCCGGAGCTGCAGGTCCCCCTCTTTGGGGTGTTCCTACTGATTTATGGTGTCACcctggtggggaatggggggatgatCTTGTTAATCATAATTGATCCCcgactccacacccccatgtactttttcctcagtaattTGTCGTTCTGTGACCTCTGCTTTTCCTCGTTAGTTTGCCCtaagatgctgctgaatttcttagcTGAAAGGAAAAGCATTTCTTACACTGCCTGCTCTGCGCAAATGTGTCTCTCTATCATTTTTTCAGATGTTGAGTGCCTCTTGCTGGCAGTGATGGCGTATGACCGTTATGTGGCCATCTGTAACCCGCTGCTCTATACGGTCACCATGTCCAGGCAGCTTTGTAAACGGCTGGTGACTGGGGCATATGCTGTGGGGTTGGTAGATTCAATGATTCAGTGTTTTATATTTCggctgtcattctgcagctccaacatcatcaatcatttcttctgtgacgTCCCCCCACTGTTGCCACTCTCCTGTTCTGACACCCGCAACAACGAGATTGTGATGTTTGCTTTCGGGTGCTGCATTATAGCAATCAGTTTTGTGACTGTCCTCCTCTCCTATGTCtatatcatctccaccatcctgcagATCCGCTCTACTGAGGGCCgacacaaagccttctccacctgttcTTTCCACTTGAACGCAGTGACTCTGTTTTATGGCACCCAACTCTTCATGTATTTACGTCCCCCCTCCACCTATTCCATGAACACAGACAAAGTAGCCTCAGTGTTTTACACGCTGGTGATCCCCATGttgaaccccctcatctacagcctgaggaacacagAGGTGAAGGACGCCCTGAGGAGAGCAATGAATAAACTCCTAACCAATTCCTGA